A single Pseudodesulfovibrio aespoeensis Aspo-2 DNA region contains:
- a CDS encoding DUF1844 domain-containing protein — MAENTCKDNPMKGIPLDINFTTFIYSLSSSAMVAMGEAPDPTTGKVEFQRQMAKHTIDVLGMLKDKFEKGLDESEKKLLCDIVYNLRMAYVNKTR; from the coding sequence ATGGCCGAGAACACATGCAAGGACAACCCCATGAAGGGGATTCCGCTGGACATCAACTTCACCACCTTCATCTATTCCCTGTCGTCGTCGGCCATGGTCGCCATGGGCGAGGCCCCGGACCCGACCACCGGCAAGGTCGAATTCCAGCGGCAGATGGCCAAGCACACCATCGACGTGCTCGGCATGCTCAAGGACAAGTTCGAGAAGGGGCTGGACGAGAGCGAGAAAAAGCTGCTGTGCGACATCGTCTACAACCTGCGCATGGCCTACGTGAACAAGACCCGATAG
- a CDS encoding efflux RND transporter periplasmic adaptor subunit, whose product MKVIRAETRDMPDWGEFVGQINAAETVDIRARVAGFLMQKNFKEGASVAKGDLLFVIDPKPFQEDLKQEQSGLDYNLALIKKAQKDYERFKKLYDEGVVSRDEYESYQTQLSTLKAQVNDNKARVENARIQLGYTRIYSPIDGVIGRVQVDVGNLVGQGENTLLATISTVDPVYVNFSISESDYVRAVRDQYAKDSRGNKVRMILADGSEYNHDGAYDMVDRAVDPGTGTLGVRVTFPNPAHILRPGQYAKVRVLLDTIKDAVVVPVRGVIDTQGMKSLFVVDESGEVRSQPVTLGFAVNDLVAVKEGLKAGDMVIVDGIRRVRAGMKIKPIVTQADDQPDAADTATPGAGDPQGGAGQNATSPEQAG is encoded by the coding sequence ATGAAGGTGATCCGGGCCGAGACCAGGGACATGCCCGACTGGGGCGAGTTCGTGGGCCAGATCAACGCGGCGGAGACCGTGGACATCCGCGCCCGCGTGGCCGGGTTTCTGATGCAGAAGAATTTCAAGGAGGGGGCCTCGGTTGCCAAGGGCGACCTGCTTTTCGTCATCGATCCCAAGCCGTTCCAGGAGGATCTCAAGCAGGAGCAGTCCGGCCTGGACTACAACCTGGCCCTGATCAAGAAGGCACAGAAGGATTACGAGCGGTTCAAGAAACTCTACGACGAGGGCGTGGTCAGCCGTGACGAGTACGAGAGTTACCAGACCCAGCTCTCCACCCTCAAGGCCCAGGTCAACGACAACAAGGCCAGGGTCGAGAACGCCAGGATCCAGCTGGGCTATACCAGGATATACTCGCCCATCGACGGCGTCATCGGTCGCGTGCAGGTGGATGTGGGCAACCTCGTGGGCCAGGGCGAGAATACCCTGCTGGCCACGATCTCCACCGTGGACCCGGTCTACGTCAATTTCAGCATCAGCGAGAGCGACTATGTCCGCGCCGTGCGCGACCAGTACGCCAAGGACAGCCGGGGCAACAAGGTTCGGATGATCCTGGCCGACGGCAGCGAATACAACCACGACGGTGCCTACGACATGGTGGACCGGGCCGTGGACCCCGGCACCGGCACCCTGGGCGTGCGCGTCACCTTCCCCAATCCGGCGCACATCCTGCGTCCGGGCCAGTATGCCAAGGTCCGGGTGCTTCTGGACACCATCAAGGACGCGGTGGTCGTTCCGGTCAGGGGCGTCATCGACACCCAGGGCATGAAATCCCTGTTCGTGGTGGATGAATCGGGCGAGGTGCGCAGCCAGCCCGTGACCCTCGGCTTTGCGGTCAATGATCTGGTGGCGGTCAAGGAAGGGCTCAAGGCGGGCGACATGGTCATTGTGGACGGCATCCGGCGGGTCCGAGCGGGCATGAAGATCAAGCCAATCGTGACCCAGGCGGACGATCAGCCGGACGCGGCGGACACCGCCACGCCGGGCGCGGGCGATCCGCAGGGCGGGGCGGGGCAGAACGCGACCAGCCCGGAACAGGCCGGGTAA
- a CDS encoding efflux RND transporter permease subunit yields MFVRFFIDRPIFASVVAIVILMVGTLSIFALPIAQYPEISPPSVRVSASYTGADAQTVEESVATPIEEQVNGAQDMMYMSSISANDGSLSLTVTFELGRDLELATVDVQNRVNLALQQLPQEVRNTGVQVKKQSPEFVLIISLTSDQPQYDSLFLNNYAKINLYDAIKRIDGVGDVNLFGDQDYGMRIWLNPDKLTSYGLTVTDVINAVNEQNVQAPAGQLGMPPAPKGQQFQMTLRVRGRLTDAEEFGNIILKANPDGSTVKVHDVARVELGAKSYYTFARLNGQPTASLLVYQLPGANALDVVKDIKKTMAELETYLPEGIKYSVPYDTTRFVNSSIEEVMTTLFEALVLVFLVVFIFLQNWRTTIIPMVCVPVSLIGTFALFPLLDFSINTLTLFGLVLAIGIVVDDAIVVVEATQRIIDEEGLSPKEATKKAMTEVTGPIIASTLVLVAVFIPVAFMGGITGQLYKQFALTLSVSVVISSINALTLSPALSALLLRPYAPIRGPLGWFFTKFNSAFEAVTRRYNAGVAAMVRRSFMSLLAVAVFAVGCGGLFSILPSSFVPDEDQGYLIVNALLPEGASLERSNEVAERIEQYLKTAPGVHDYVTLGGFSMLTGAYSSYSTAVFVMLDDWSERTTPELSFDAIMGRAQQEFRTIQEAIVLGFQPPSIPGLSSTGGLQFELQDRTGGSIADLSAVATAYMEAAGKRPEVANLFTSFSSQVPQYLVEIDRDKVKKLGVPLNEVFQTLQTYLGGYYINDFNKYGRTYRVMAQAESQYRTRLEDLNKFYMRSAAGQMVPLNTLSTADRTMGPEYIQRYNIFRTVEINAATPPGYSSGQTISAMEEVAASSLPEGYGFDWTAIAYQEKHSGGQTGLIFGLAIVMVFLVLAAQYESWATPFAVILCVPLGIFGAMASQWIRGLDDNVYAQIGLVMLIGLAAKNAILIVEFAKEKHEKGMSLTEAALSAAHLRFRPILMTSFAFILGVIPLVTASGAGSSSRHALGTSVFGGMIAATCLGVLVVPALYTFVQGIALKYGSGKDGSDGRPEDKPEGKSEERREEGTL; encoded by the coding sequence ATGTTCGTCAGATTTTTCATCGACCGTCCCATTTTCGCCTCGGTGGTCGCCATCGTCATCCTGATGGTGGGCACCTTGAGCATCTTCGCCCTGCCCATCGCCCAGTATCCGGAGATTTCGCCGCCCTCGGTCAGGGTCTCGGCCTCCTACACCGGGGCGGACGCCCAGACTGTGGAGGAGTCCGTGGCCACGCCCATCGAGGAGCAGGTCAACGGCGCTCAGGACATGATGTACATGAGCTCCATCTCGGCCAACGACGGCTCCCTGAGCCTGACCGTCACCTTTGAGCTGGGCCGCGATCTGGAGCTGGCCACGGTGGATGTGCAGAACCGGGTCAACCTCGCCCTGCAACAGCTGCCCCAGGAGGTCCGCAACACCGGCGTCCAGGTCAAGAAGCAGTCGCCGGAATTCGTGCTGATCATCAGCCTGACCTCGGACCAGCCCCAGTATGATTCGCTCTTTCTCAACAACTACGCCAAGATCAACCTCTATGATGCCATCAAGCGCATCGACGGCGTGGGCGATGTCAACCTGTTCGGCGATCAGGACTACGGCATGCGCATCTGGCTCAATCCAGACAAGCTCACCAGCTACGGACTGACCGTCACCGACGTGATCAACGCCGTGAACGAGCAGAACGTGCAGGCTCCGGCAGGGCAGCTGGGCATGCCGCCCGCGCCCAAGGGGCAGCAGTTTCAGATGACCCTGCGGGTCAGGGGGCGGCTGACCGACGCCGAGGAGTTCGGCAACATCATCCTCAAGGCCAACCCGGACGGGAGCACCGTCAAGGTGCATGACGTGGCCCGCGTCGAGCTGGGGGCCAAGAGCTACTACACCTTTGCCCGCCTCAACGGCCAGCCCACGGCCTCGCTGCTGGTCTACCAGCTGCCCGGAGCCAACGCCCTGGACGTGGTCAAGGATATCAAGAAGACCATGGCCGAATTGGAAACCTACTTGCCAGAGGGGATCAAGTATTCCGTTCCCTACGACACCACCCGGTTCGTCAACTCGTCCATCGAAGAGGTCATGACCACCCTGTTCGAGGCGCTCGTGCTCGTCTTCCTGGTGGTCTTCATCTTCCTGCAGAACTGGCGCACCACCATCATCCCCATGGTCTGCGTCCCGGTTTCGCTCATCGGCACCTTTGCCCTGTTTCCGCTGCTCGATTTTTCCATCAACACCCTGACCCTTTTCGGGCTCGTGCTGGCCATCGGCATCGTGGTTGACGACGCCATCGTCGTGGTCGAGGCCACGCAGCGCATCATCGACGAGGAGGGCCTCTCGCCCAAGGAGGCCACCAAGAAGGCCATGACCGAGGTCACCGGGCCGATCATCGCCTCCACCCTGGTGCTGGTCGCGGTGTTCATCCCCGTGGCCTTCATGGGCGGCATCACGGGCCAGCTCTACAAGCAGTTCGCCCTGACCCTGTCGGTCTCGGTAGTCATCTCGTCCATCAACGCCCTGACCCTGTCGCCCGCCCTGAGCGCCCTGCTGCTCCGGCCCTATGCGCCCATCCGGGGCCCCCTTGGCTGGTTCTTCACCAAGTTCAACTCGGCCTTCGAGGCCGTGACCAGACGGTACAACGCAGGCGTCGCGGCCATGGTCAGGCGCTCGTTCATGAGCCTTCTGGCGGTGGCGGTGTTCGCCGTGGGCTGCGGCGGGCTGTTCTCCATCCTGCCGTCGAGCTTCGTGCCCGACGAGGACCAGGGGTATCTCATCGTCAATGCCCTGTTGCCCGAGGGGGCGTCGCTCGAGCGGTCCAACGAGGTGGCCGAGCGCATCGAGCAATACCTCAAGACCGCCCCTGGCGTGCACGACTACGTCACCCTGGGCGGTTTCAGCATGCTGACCGGGGCCTATTCTTCGTATTCGACCGCCGTGTTCGTCATGCTTGACGACTGGTCGGAGAGGACCACGCCGGAGCTCTCGTTCGACGCCATCATGGGCCGGGCGCAACAGGAGTTCAGGACCATCCAGGAGGCCATCGTGCTCGGCTTCCAGCCCCCGTCCATCCCCGGCCTCAGCTCCACGGGCGGGTTGCAGTTCGAGTTGCAGGACCGCACCGGCGGCTCCATCGCCGACCTCTCCGCCGTGGCCACGGCCTACATGGAGGCGGCGGGCAAGCGGCCCGAGGTGGCCAACCTGTTCACCTCCTTCAGTTCCCAGGTGCCGCAGTACCTGGTCGAGATCGACCGTGACAAGGTCAAGAAGCTCGGCGTGCCCCTGAACGAGGTGTTCCAGACCCTCCAGACCTACCTGGGCGGCTACTACATCAACGATTTCAACAAGTACGGACGCACCTACCGGGTCATGGCCCAGGCAGAGTCCCAGTACCGCACCCGGCTTGAGGACCTGAACAAGTTCTACATGCGCTCGGCAGCGGGGCAGATGGTGCCGCTGAACACCCTGAGCACCGCCGACCGGACCATGGGGCCGGAGTATATCCAGCGCTACAACATCTTCCGTACCGTGGAGATCAACGCGGCCACGCCGCCGGGCTACAGCTCCGGCCAGACCATCAGTGCCATGGAGGAGGTGGCGGCCTCGTCCCTGCCCGAGGGCTACGGCTTTGACTGGACGGCCATCGCCTACCAGGAGAAGCACTCGGGCGGCCAGACCGGCCTCATCTTCGGGCTGGCCATCGTCATGGTCTTTCTGGTGCTGGCCGCCCAGTACGAGAGCTGGGCCACGCCGTTCGCGGTCATCCTGTGCGTGCCGCTGGGCATCTTCGGGGCCATGGCCTCGCAGTGGATTCGCGGGCTCGACGACAACGTCTATGCCCAGATCGGCCTGGTCATGCTCATCGGGCTGGCGGCCAAGAACGCCATCCTCATCGTCGAATTTGCCAAGGAGAAGCACGAGAAGGGCATGTCCCTGACCGAGGCGGCCTTGTCTGCGGCCCATTTGCGCTTCCGGCCCATCCTCATGACCTCGTTTGCCTTCATCCTTGGCGTCATCCCCCTGGTCACGGCCTCGGGCGCGGGCTCGTCGAGCCGCCACGCGCTCGGCACCTCGGTCTTTGGCGGCATGATCGCGGCCACCTGCCTGGGCGTGCTGGTGGTGCCCGCCCTCTACACCTTTGTGCAGGGCATCGCCCTCAAGTACGGGAGCGGCAAGGACGGCAGTGACGGCAGGCCTGAAGACAAACCAGAAGGCAAATCTGAAGAGAGACGGGAAGAAGGCACGCTATAG
- a CDS encoding ion transporter, producing the protein MGEPLKETLYLLLEDPEGRDRRARKIRTFLIALIVLNVAAVILETVREVSLQFGFWLRTFEWLSVGIFTAEYAARLWVGGPNRAQGLAGRARHALSPLMLVDLLAILPFYLPFLLPADLIFLRAVRLMRLLRVLKLGRYSDAIQVFYRVVVRKKEQLVVAGFMVGILLIIASSLMYYFENEAQPDAFSSIPQSMWWAIVTLTTVGYGDVYPITGMGRVLASVIALLGIGMFAVPAGILSAGFVEYARDKERTRVCPHCGNPLGPCNTD; encoded by the coding sequence ATGGGCGAACCGCTGAAAGAGACACTCTACCTGCTGCTCGAGGACCCGGAAGGACGCGATCGCCGCGCCAGGAAGATCAGGACGTTCCTCATTGCGCTCATCGTCCTCAACGTGGCTGCGGTGATCCTTGAAACCGTGCGCGAGGTCTCCCTGCAGTTCGGGTTCTGGCTCAGGACCTTCGAGTGGCTTTCCGTTGGCATCTTCACCGCAGAGTATGCGGCCCGGCTCTGGGTGGGCGGACCAAACCGCGCCCAGGGGCTTGCCGGACGCGCCCGGCACGCCCTCTCCCCGCTGATGCTGGTCGATCTGCTGGCCATTCTCCCCTTCTACCTGCCCTTCCTGCTGCCTGCGGATCTCATCTTCCTGCGCGCGGTCCGGCTCATGCGCCTGCTGCGCGTGCTCAAGCTTGGCCGCTACTCCGACGCCATCCAGGTATTCTACCGGGTGGTGGTACGCAAGAAGGAGCAGCTGGTGGTGGCCGGTTTCATGGTGGGCATCCTGCTCATCATCGCCTCAAGCCTGATGTACTATTTCGAGAACGAGGCCCAGCCCGACGCCTTCAGCTCCATCCCCCAATCCATGTGGTGGGCCATCGTCACCCTGACCACCGTGGGCTACGGCGACGTGTACCCGATCACGGGCATGGGCCGCGTGCTGGCCTCGGTCATCGCCCTGCTCGGCATCGGCATGTTCGCCGTGCCTGCGGGCATCCTCAGCGCCGGGTTTGTCGAGTATGCCAGGGACAAGGAGCGCACGCGCGTCTGCCCCCACTGCGGGAACCCCCTGGGGCCGTGCAATACGGACTGA
- a CDS encoding zinc-ribbon domain-containing protein, producing MIVCNRCGKKNDEVARSCESCGRKLQSSHRPAPVEDSSNWLLSSFRHGGIDPRARVSLQRMIEAWAYVAVLGGVGITCLVYEVWWPLYPAVGALGLAVWLRRI from the coding sequence GTGATTGTCTGTAACCGCTGCGGCAAGAAAAATGACGAAGTCGCCCGCTCCTGCGAATCATGCGGCAGGAAGCTCCAGTCGTCGCACCGACCGGCCCCTGTGGAGGATTCCTCCAACTGGCTGCTCTCGTCGTTCCGGCACGGGGGAATCGATCCCAGGGCGCGGGTCTCGCTGCAACGCATGATCGAGGCCTGGGCCTATGTGGCCGTGCTCGGCGGCGTGGGCATCACCTGCCTCGTCTATGAAGTGTGGTGGCCCCTGTATCCGGCGGTCGGGGCCCTTGGCCTGGCTGTCTGGCTGCGCCGCATCTGA
- the purU gene encoding formyltetrahydrofolate deformylase: protein MTDSKESTVRLLITCPDQPGIVAAVSGFLHRKNANIIHSNQHSTDPEGGRFFMRNEFYLPGLDLDGLKQLRAEFAGQVSNGFIMDWSLNPVWEPKKMVILCSRVDHALMELLWRWKRGDLETDVSMVISNHPHLRGSVEHFGVPFHHVPVGPTLRDKVGAEDTMMDLMEGQADLIVLARYMQILTQDFVARFNRQIINIHHSFLPAFVGADPYRKAHQRGVKLIGATAHYVTQELDEGPIIEQDVIRVTHSHDLDDLKRLGADIERHVLARAVKWHLEDRVIVDGNKTIVFPR from the coding sequence ATGACAGACTCCAAGGAAAGCACCGTCCGGCTGCTCATCACCTGCCCGGACCAGCCCGGCATCGTGGCCGCTGTCAGCGGATTCCTGCACAGGAAGAACGCCAACATCATCCACTCCAACCAGCACTCGACCGACCCCGAGGGGGGCCGCTTCTTCATGCGCAACGAGTTCTACCTGCCGGGGCTTGATCTCGACGGGCTCAAGCAGTTGCGCGCGGAATTCGCCGGGCAGGTCAGCAACGGGTTCATCATGGACTGGAGCCTCAACCCGGTCTGGGAGCCGAAGAAGATGGTCATCCTCTGCTCCAGGGTGGACCACGCCCTGATGGAGCTCTTGTGGCGGTGGAAACGGGGCGACCTGGAGACCGATGTGTCCATGGTCATCAGCAACCATCCGCACCTGCGCGGCTCGGTGGAGCATTTTGGCGTGCCCTTTCACCACGTTCCGGTGGGGCCGACCCTGCGCGACAAGGTCGGCGCCGAGGACACCATGATGGACCTCATGGAGGGGCAGGCGGACCTGATCGTCCTGGCCCGGTACATGCAGATCCTGACCCAGGACTTCGTGGCCCGCTTCAACCGCCAGATCATCAACATCCACCACTCGTTCCTGCCCGCCTTTGTCGGGGCCGACCCCTACCGCAAGGCGCACCAGCGCGGGGTCAAGCTCATCGGGGCCACAGCCCACTACGTCACCCAGGAGCTGGACGAGGGGCCGATCATCGAGCAGGACGTCATCCGGGTCACGCATAGCCACGACCTCGACGACCTCAAGCGGCTGGGCGCAGACATCGAGCGCCATGTCCTGGCCAGGGCGGTCAAGTGGCACCTGGAGGACCGGGTCATCGTGGACGGCAACAAGACCATCGTTTTTCCCAGATAG
- a CDS encoding D-sedoheptulose 7-phosphate isomerase produces MSEAALKKVMDHAAAGLTARKAFFDAKAGLVVEIARAIAVCLASGGKVMFCGNGGSAADSQHLAAEFTNRFRLERPPLPGLALTTDTSALTAIGNDYSFDEVFSKQLQALGRPGDILVGLSTSGTSANVIRAMREARRASIVTVGLSGQSGGEMTAVSDFLVTVPSTDTAVIQEIHIAAGHMLCHLVDHFLFEAVSELTPFLPQQS; encoded by the coding sequence ATGTCCGAAGCTGCTCTCAAGAAGGTCATGGATCATGCTGCCGCCGGGCTGACCGCGCGCAAGGCGTTTTTCGACGCCAAGGCCGGGCTGGTGGTCGAGATTGCCAGGGCCATAGCCGTGTGCCTGGCCAGCGGGGGAAAGGTCATGTTCTGCGGCAACGGCGGCAGCGCAGCCGACAGCCAGCATCTGGCCGCCGAGTTCACCAATCGCTTCAGACTCGAACGTCCGCCCCTGCCCGGGCTGGCCCTGACCACCGACACCTCGGCCTTGACCGCCATCGGCAATGACTACAGCTTTGACGAGGTCTTTTCCAAGCAACTCCAGGCCCTGGGCCGCCCCGGCGACATCCTGGTGGGCCTTTCCACCTCGGGCACCAGCGCCAACGTCATCCGGGCCATGCGCGAGGCTCGGCGCGCCAGCATTGTCACCGTGGGGCTGTCAGGCCAGAGCGGCGGCGAGATGACAGCGGTTTCCGACTTCCTGGTGACCGTGCCGTCCACCGACACTGCCGTGATCCAGGAAATCCACATCGCCGCCGGGCACATGCTGTGCCATCTGGTGGATCATTTCCTGTTCGAGGCCGTGTCCGAACTCACCCCGTTTCTCCCCCAGCAATCCTAG